CACATGTACAGTCCAAAGACCTCGCAGGAACCTTTCCAGATGAGCCGGTGTTCCCAGGTCTTGGCCCACTCATGTGACAGAGGTTAGTTATCTGGTTGCTAGATTGCTTCttcaaactgaggggccctttttctaaagcgtaggcgcctatgcatgtaGAACATGTcaaaactaccacccagctaccgcttgCGCCGagaggtaattctaatttttacgtgcatccaatatgcacatcagaaaatattttttattttctgccccccggcgctaaccgggtgttaattggcagtgtatgctgacgattactgcctggttaacgcgtgagaccttacaaagaagtcaatgggtggcggtaaggtctcagacctaaaatggacgcacgccaatttttgttttgccgcacatccatttttggccaaaaaaaatgccttttttgcagtCACCtgcaaaatggacctgtgcgcatccaaaacacaggccattttttggtgtgccttagtaaaaggaaccctgaatTCCACAATTCAgatctgggcaaatcacttaaccctccgttgcccctggtacaaaataagtacctgaatatatgtaaaccgctttgaatgtagttgcaaaaacctcagaaaggcagtatatcaagtcccatttccctccccccccccccccctcttaatgATGGCCTCAGGACAATGGCTACCCTTTCTGACCTAGCAGAGTTATGCGGTGAAACACATATGCATCTTATCTTAATATCAATGTGGTAAGCTGTTTAAAAAATTGCTGATCAATAGTTGGCTGTCGTCAGTCAGTCCGATTTTTAAATGCTGACATTGCCAGTTAATTTATACCTGGGATATTCAGTGCAaagtattgaatatccgggtttgacCAGACTGCTATCTGCCTGAACTATTATGGGTCCTGGCTGACATTCAACTAGGACGTGCATAAGTAGATCTGTCATAttcttccgaccccccccccccccccgagcctactTATGATACCTGGCGGTCCAGTGGGTGCCTGAACAGGAGCAATCCCTACTCACTCCTGTCCCCTAGCGATATCACTTGAACtttcagtggccatttttgcaatGGAACTGCaagtgggcaggagcaagtggggatcaCTCCTACCTGGGTACCCCTAAATCTGCAAGGTGCcattttgtttcaggtggtcacttaaaAAAATGTGATTAGAAAACAGTCTGTCTACGATAGAAGTGTTATTTCAATACGGCTGTCCCAGTGCTTTGGGATATTAACCCCCTTGTAGAACaccaagtctagtatgtgaccgTTTTTTCATGGGTTGGGGAActgatcacctgtgtgaatcctgTTTAGTTGTTTAGGTCTTTTATctgtcatcacttcctgtttctggcttTAAACACTCTGTGACAAAACCAGCTCGATTAGTCAGAAAATTGGGCATCGTTGCCTTTGGTGAGGATGCCATTTTCTCTGTTTGCTCTATCTCAAATGTGTGCCCACCCAAAGTCCTTGAACTCTGCGGCTAGGAATAAATTATGGTTTTGGCATCCAATTCACCACTGGTGTCACTTCCAATCCATAGACTCATCTCAAGAATCAGGTCAGTCTGGAATTCCATTCTTACACCTTATCTCTGTCTTTTTCCTCTATCATGTCATCCCAGGACTCTGACCTtggtccaggggtgtgctggtaaattaacaggctctttctccagatgtAGCCagttctgcagttggaagggctaggggtggccagggtgggggggagcaacacttgcctctctctctcctccctcccttcatgtgggcacgctaggcatacctttgctggcagccaataaatggactgccaccactcccaacgtcttgctctgagcaccatgctgaaacttctcacacatgctagagaagtcccagcctgctgctcagagctggaaacaaggagtggggagcagcagcagtctatttacttggctggcagggctcagcatccccaccagcaaagtataaaagagaattcagcagggggcccaagcccatatTTTGGGAGCcaattgttaaagtagccatggagggccctactttaacaaccggctcttgtgagcctgtgagagcctgctccagcacaccactgccttggtCCCTCACTAATATCCAGCCATATTTCTTTTATACCCCACCTCTCCTAACCAGTTGTCTCCAGCTGTTTCTTTCTCATCCCTTTTCTGCTcctcacgtttttttttttttttttttttaatcattctgtATGTCCCTCCTGTATGGCTCCCTTTCATTTTTgtatttctgccccccccccccttagttccTATATGCCCCTCCAGAAGCTGCCACCATGTACAAACATGGCTTATGTAACAGTTGTGGTTATGCTAGTTGTGGTAGATCTTATTTTGTTAGGAAGAATTCCATTCATACCCACTCTTTGTAGTCCGATTGCTTGGCCAGAAGCTAAGTGCATTCTTAGTAGCGTTCCCTTCCCATCACTCATATCtaatgtgggggggagagagagagagaagttggtGCATGAGCAGGATTTGAGTCTGAAATCGCTGTGCGAGCAAACACACTGTTAGCCTTTTCCCATGTGAATACGTAGCAGAGAAGCAACTTTTCCCATGTGAATACGTAGCAGAGAAGCAAGAAACTTGTCCACATGGCTGTTTATAAAGAACTAATTAGGAGCGGAAGGATCAGGGAGACAAGAACTAGTTAATTCCTATTTTGTTGAATATCCAGAAGATAGTTGTCTGGATTATAAGGCTTTTAAAGATTTATAGCAGAGTTAGGGTTGtagaagtttaaaaaataaaattaaaagttaTGGGAATTGAGTAGTTGGTTAGGGTAAGTAAAGCCCATGCTCTCATTGGCTGTCACTGCTACCATGTTATCCCTTTTCCCCAGAGCACTGCTGCTGCCTTGTGTGTACTGCATTGACATTTTTAGCTTCGTCCTTACCATGATTCTGGCTAGGGCCTAGGGACACATTTTGATTTGTTTAGACATCTTTCTGTTTCTCTTGCAGGAACTAGAGATGACTGCTCCTACATCTCAGAAATATCTTCTCATCTTTGACTTTGATGAGACGCTTGTGAATGAGAACAGCGATGAGTCTGTCGTCCGGGCCGCACCCTCACAGGAGTTACCGGAATCATTACGCCGGACTTTTGAGGAAGGATTCTACAATCAGTACATGCAACGAATCTTTGAATACCTGGGTGACAGTGGGGTGCGTATACAGGACCTCAAAGCTGTGTATGAGGCACTCCCACTATCTCCATATATGCAGCAGTTGCTTCATTACCTTTCCCTAAACCTTGACCGTTTTGAGATCATCCTCATCTCAGATGCCAACACTTTTGGCATTGAGAGCACCCTGAGAGCAGCTGGCTTCTTTTCTCTCTTCCGTAGAATCTTCAGTAACCCCTCTGCCTCTGACAAGAGAGGCTACCTCAGTCTGGCTCCCTATCATTCACACAGCTGCCCGCAGTGCCCCACCAACATGTGCAAACGTAAGATCCTGAGCGAGTACCTGGCAGAGAGAGCCCAGCAGGGTATCAGCTTTCAGAAGCTTTTATACATCGGGGATGGTGCTAATGACTTTTGTCCGTCTACTCTCTTAAGCCCGATGGATGTTGCATTTCCCCGCAAGACCTACCCCATGCACCGGAAGATTCAAGAGACAGAGGAGAAGCAGCCTGGGACCTTCAATGCCCAAGTGGTCCCCTGGGAGTCTGCAGAGGTCATTCTTCAGTATCTGCAGTCTCTGCTGAAGCGATCTTGATTGGTGGGACACAGGAAGCTCCCCATCCCTTGGCCCAGTATGGACGGAGGAGGATTTTCATAAGATTATATAGAAGCATAAACATAAAGATTTTAATAAGAATGGAACTTTTGTCCCTTATATTTTAATGTGGCTGCATTTCAATGGCACCACCTGAATATACCTTGGTCATAAATGTATCTCAACAGACTATCAGCTGACGTTTTCTCCATCAGAAACTACTTCCCTGTGCTGAATAACCATGCTTCTGCTTTTAGCTTCTGCCAGGACAGCAGTTTGAAGGGTTACAACACGGACtgtatgctgaagggttacattACATTACTTGTGTTTCTCAATTACCTGTATAGTTCTGTGCGGATTACAAAACAAGACGGCTTGATGACTCCTAAGTACAACTGTTTTTTACACATTCTTAGGTTACAGTTTTCCAGCTTAAGAGATTACAAAAAAGTTACAAAAAACAAGAAACCAAGTTCTGGATAACATACACTTTTGAAATAAGAGTTTAATGCTTTTCTAAACTTAAAATAATTTTCAACAATCTTATTGAGGGAGATAAAGTGTTCCAAACCAATGCCATTGGTATGAAAAAGATGCTGGCAGCAGCTTTTAAGATCTTATGCACAGCAGGAAAATGTAAACTCATCTGGGTTTGAAAAGAATGGGAATGGCTACCATTCGAAAGTTGAATAAAGTTCCATCATGTATGATGGGGCATTACCTTATACAAATCTTTTAAAAGCTAGCGTATTCAATTAAATTGATCCCTAGCTCAATCAGAAACCAATGAAACCTAAGGGAGAAAAATTCTACAAAAGTTTACCAGTCTGACAGCAGTATTCAAAATCCTTAATCAGGAAATTACAACCAGTTTAGAATATCCTAAAGCTGGTTGATTGTAGTTGAGCTTGTGAGTTATTAGGTTGGGCCTTtgattattcatttttttttctttgatctcCTTTATCTATTTGACCACAGTCCCTGTCTTTCTTATTTATTGGCCCAAGGAAGGGTTAATATCAATAATCTTTCCTTAATTTTTCTTGTTACTTTTTATTTGATGGTAATGCTGTATTGCTTTCAACAAGTGTATATGCTTGTTAATTAAGTAGCAAATCAAGATATTTCGAATATCCAGAATAAACATCATAGTAGTCCATTTCAGAAAACAACAGAACTTGGATTATCAATCTTTGTTTCCCTTTATTATTTGGCTAATTGCAGAATCAGTGGGGTCTTCTTTACCACCCCTGCTTTTTCAGTGAAATGTCAATACATACTCTCTCCTCACTGCTGTGGATCTGAAGGACTTGCTTTCTCTTCATTAATGGGTTTCTCAGCTTGTGCTAGGCACTCTTTCTTAAAGAAAGCTTACCATGGTTCTTTCACATAATACTGTGCAGCCTTTCAAAGGACCAATACAGCAGAGTTCATTTCTGAGAGGGTGTTTTGGAATTACGTTGAGCCATCTTTTTCAGAGCTGCAATCCCTCACGCCCAGAACTCAGACTGTTATCGCGGCATCTCACCATCCCATTTAACAAACTGTAGTATTTGTCTTTGCATTATATCTAATAGAGCAATTATGGTATTTAACTGTCCCAGTGATAATCCTTTAAGGGCTATAACATTAAACCTCATGGTTATGTCTTGACTTTCTTATCCAGAAACATCACCCCTAGAGCTAATGAAACCTTAGGGACCTAGTTTCAACACTCCTGAGCTCAATTTAAATATGGCAAGGTGTGTTGAAGGTCACCTATAGGATTTCCTGCTGTTTAAATGCTCAACATTAAGACTTGCACTTAGCTGCAGGCTAGAACTAGGTGAGAAATTATTGGTCTGAAGCCAGTCAGAGCTCTGGGTGTGTTTTGTTAATTATCTTTTGCCTGTAGTACTCCAAATGTTTCAGACTGTTGTATGGTTAGACATCAGACAGCACGTGAGACTCTTCTGAATGCGGCTATTAGGCCACTGGCTCTCTGCTTTTGATCGAATGAGTTTATTTGCAAACTTCCTATACGGCTCTTCTAGCTGAAAAGCAAAGGAATTTAAATGATCAGTGTCAGTGTTGGCTTTCCAGCTAGAAATTACATTTGGATCAGAATGAGATTGTAGCACATAgtgatttcatttatttcttatgTACTGTGCTCCT
The sequence above is a segment of the Microcaecilia unicolor chromosome 12, aMicUni1.1, whole genome shotgun sequence genome. Coding sequences within it:
- the PHOSPHO1 gene encoding phosphoethanolamine/phosphocholine phosphatase: MTAPTSQKYLLIFDFDETLVNENSDESVVRAAPSQELPESLRRTFEEGFYNQYMQRIFEYLGDSGVRIQDLKAVYEALPLSPYMQQLLHYLSLNLDRFEIILISDANTFGIESTLRAAGFFSLFRRIFSNPSASDKRGYLSLAPYHSHSCPQCPTNMCKRKILSEYLAERAQQGISFQKLLYIGDGANDFCPSTLLSPMDVAFPRKTYPMHRKIQETEEKQPGTFNAQVVPWESAEVILQYLQSLLKRS